In Terriglobales bacterium, the genomic stretch TTCAAGATCCAGCGGAACAGCTACGGACCGGAGTTCGGCCAGGCGGCCGGGGCGCAGATCAACGTCGTCACCCGCCAGGGGTCGAACACCTTCCACGGCAACGTCTACTACTTCGGCCGCAACGACGCCTTCGACGCCCACAGCTACTTCGGCGCGCGCACCGGCGAGAAAGACAAGCTTCGCCACCACGACTACGGCTACACCTTCGGTGGTCCGCTCTGGAAGGACAAGGCGTTCTTCTTCTGGTCGCAGGAGTGGAACAAGATCCTGCGCGGCGATACCCGCACGGCATTCGTTCCCACCGCAGCGGAAAAGACCGGTGATTTCAGTGGGACGCAAGCTGTTTTCGACGCCAGCGCTGGACGGTGCGGCGGACCCGCGCCGAATGACCCAACCACTGGTGCGCCGTTCGCAGGGAACCAGATTCCGGCGGGCAATCTCAGCCCGGCGGGTCTTCTCTATGTCCAGCTTTATCCTGATCCCAACACTCCGATCGACCTGAACACTTGCATCAACTGGATCAAGTCGGTGACGAGCCCGACGGATTGGCGCGAGGAAAGCATCCGCGGCGACGTCTATCTCACCAAATCCATCAACCTGATGGTCCGCTATACCCAGGATTCATGGGTCAATGGCGCGCCCAGCGACTTCTCGCACCTCTGGGGCGACGATCCATTCCCGAACGTGGATTCCAAGTGGGATCAGCCTGGCAAGCAGTTCGTCGCCAAGCTCACCCAGACCATCGGCACCAGCATGGTCAACTCTATCCAGTTCTCCTATGCCGGCAATCGCATCAACGTGACCCGTGGCGAGGAGACTCCGGGCCTGAACGATGCCATCGATCAGGCGGCGCCACCCATCTTCGGTTTCGCCGGCAAGACGACCGGCGATCAGATCGCGCACCCGACGTTCTGGGGCGGACAGGGTTACCCGGCGCTGTGGAACATGGCACCGTGGAGCAACCTGCAGGATCTCTATGCCCTGCGCGATGACTTCAACCTGGTTGTGGGCAAGCACACCCTCAAGTTCGGCGCTCTGTTCGGCTGGAACAAGAAGAACGAGTTCATCGGCGGCGCCAGCTCCGCCGAGAACAGCGAATTCTGGGGCTCTGCCGGCGTCGGCGCCTGGGGCGCCGGTGGTCCTCCCACCGGCAACACCATCGCCGACTTCCTGTATCGCGACATGGCTTGGGGCTTCGACGAGAACCGTACCCAGCCGGAAGCGCATACCCGTTGGCACGATCTCGAGTTCTACGCCGGCGACACCTGGAAGATCCATCCGCGCGTGACGCTCGATCTGGGCCTGCGCTGGTCGATCCTCTACGAGCCCTACGACTCGCAGAACGCCATCGCGACCTTCGTACCCTCCCTGTTCGACCCGGCCCTGGGCAACGATCCTTGCAACGGCTTGCTCTTCGCCGAGTCGAACCCGTGCGCCACCGCCGGCTTCCTGGGCGGTAGCGTCACCGACAACCGCGCCTTCCGCGACACCGACTTCAACGACATCGCGCCCCGCATCGGCCTCGCGTGGGACATCATGGGCAACGGCAAGACGGTCTTCCGCGCCGGCCTCGGCCAGTTCTTCCAGCGCGAGCGCGTGGCGCCCTACCTGCCCGTCGCCGGCAACCCGCCCTTCAACGCCAACCGCAACGGGATCCGCACGCTCGACAACGACCCCAACAACCCATCGGTTGCGTGCCTTGACTGCTCGACCTCGAATGGCGCCCCCAGTGCCGGCATCGACCTGCGCGCACGTGTGCCGAACACCTGGCAATGGAACGCCACCATCGAGCGCGAGTTCTGGCCGAACAACGTGCTCGAGGTCTCCTATGTCGGGAGCCGCGGCATCCACCTGACCAGCAGCTGGGCCGCCAACCAGGTCCTGCCTGCCAACCGCTTGGCGTGGATCCATGCGAACGGAGACTCGTTCGCGCAATCGCAATTGCGTCCGTTCCCCGAACTGGAGCAGAACGGCAACATCCTGATCTTCGGTCGCAGTGGCAACTCCATCTACCACGCGCTGCAGACGCAGTTCCGTGGGCGCTGGAGCAATCGCTTGCAGTACCAGGCCTCTTACACCTGGTCCAAGAGCATTGACGACGGCTTGCTCGACAACTCCGACGGCGGTCTCAGTGGGGGCAGCATCATCGACATCACCAACCCGCGCCTCAACCGCGGCCCCGGACCGCTCAACCGCCCGCACATCTTCAACGCCAGCTTGATCTACAACACGCCCAAGCTGAGCGACCAGAACGGCTTCGTGCGCAGCGTCTTCGGCGACTGGGAGGTTGCGACCATTATCATCCTGTCGCACGGCGGCTCGCTCACACCGCACACCGGCAGCGTGCCGGTGATTGGCGGAGGCCCTTCCGGGACAGGGTTCAATAACAACCAGGTCCTGCTACGTGATCCCACCCAGCCATGTCGCGCCAGTGGGGATACAGAACAGTGGCTGAATCCGAACGCTTACACGTTGGCCGGCTTCCAACTGGGGACTATCGGCAGCGGCCTGCGCGGCCAGTGCTTCGGACCGGGGATCAAGCAGACCGACTTCGCACTCTACAAGAACTGGACCATCCCGTTCTGGAAGAGCAAGTACACCTCGGAGACGGCGCAGATCCAGTTCCGCGCGGAGATCTTCAACCTGTTCAATAACACCCAGTTCAGGACGTTGTCTCTGGACTACAACGGCAGTGCCTGTTTCAACTCCGGTTCTTTTGGCCCTGGGCCGGACGTGACCACAATGTGCAGCACCAACCCGAACTTCTCGCAGGACGCAACCACAACGACGATTACCAGCTCCACACCGGGCGGTCTCTTTGGGGTGGCGGGCGCGACGCGCGATCCGCGCGAGGTCCAGTTCGGCTTGAAGATCATCTTCTAGGCTGTTGGGAAGACTTCCGAGCCCGCTCACCCGAGCGGGCTCTTTCTTTTCAGGGCAGGCGCCGGCGACTCGCCGGCGCACTCTTGCGCTCAACGTGGGTCTATCCCGGCTAGGGCTGCCGGACGGTGAGGATCTGGTTGGCCTTCACGTTCGGATGCGAACTGGTCGTCCCGTCGGGCCACAGGATCTCGATGCGCTCGACCGTGGTCGCGGCGCCCAGGCCGAAGTGCTGGCGCATGTCGTCCTGCGAGATGTAACTGGTGCCGCTCTGCACCGTGCGCGACTGCGTCTTGCCGCCCGCGGTCACGCGCACCACGGCGCCGATCGCGTCGGTGTTCCTGCCCTTGCCGCGCAGCTTCACGGCCAGCCAGTTGCCCGGCGGCATCTCGTTGTGCAGCAGCTGCGGCGCGCCGTCCAGGTCGTTGATCACGATGTCGAGCGCGCCGTCGTTGTCGAGGTCGCCGACCGCCAGGCCGCGGCTCACGCGCTTCTCGGTGAAGGCCGGCCCCGCGTCGGCGGTCACATCGGCGAACGTCCCATCGCCCGCGTTGTGATACAGCAGCTTGGGCTGGCGGTATCCGGAGCCGCCCGCGAGCTTCGCTGTTTCCATCTGCGGGTACACGTGCCCGTTCACCGCGACCAGGTCGAGCAGCCCGTCGTTGTCATAGTCGAAGAAGGCGGTGCCCCAACCGACCAGCGGCAGGCTGGCCGGCGCGGTCTTCGAGCGGAAAGAGATGTCCGCAAAACCGGCGGGCCCGTCGTTGCGATAGAAAGCGTTGTACTCCTCGGAGAAGTTCGTGACGAACAGGTCGAAGCGGCCATCGTTGTTGAAGTCGCCGAGCGCCACGCCCATCGAGCCCTGCTCCTGGCCGTCGTCGCTCACCGCGACGCCCGTCGGGAAGCCCACCTCGTCGAACTTCCCGTTGCGCAGGTTCTTGTAGAGGAAATTCGGGGTCGAGTCGTTCGCGACGTACAGGTCCGGCCAGCCGTCCTTGTCGTAGTCGAACCACGCGACTCCCAGCCCGAAGTAGCCGTTGGGGTCGTTCACGCCGGCTTCCTTGCTGACCTCCTGGAACCTTCCGTTGCCGAGGCTGTGGAAGAGGAAGTCGGAGTCGCCGGGCAGGCCGCGCGGGCCGCACTGCACGGCCACGCCGTGGTACTGGCACGTCTTGCCCTTGCCGAATTCGGGCAGGTTCGCCAGGTCGACCTTCACATAGCGGCTGACGAATAGATCCAGGTTGCCGTCGCGGTCGTAGTCGGCAAAGCCGCAACCGGCCGACCAGCCGCCGCCGGCTACTCCGGCCTCCGCTGTGACGTCGGTGAAGGTGCCGTTGCCGTTGTTGTGATAGAGGTGATTCGGCCCGAGTGCGGTGACGTAGATGTCTTCCCAGCCGTCGCCGTCGTAGTCGGCCGTGCAGACGCCCATGCCCCAGCCGGGAAACGCGACGCCGGCCTTCTCGGCCACGTCGGCGAACTTTCCGCTCCCCAGGTTCTTGTAGAGCGCGCTGCGCGCGGACTTCGGGTCGTTGGCCGTGTCCACGGTCAAGGAGTTCACGAAGTAGATGTCGAGCAGCCCGTCGTTGTCGAAGTCGAGCAGGGCCACGCCGCCGGCCATCGATTCCACGATGAACTTCTTTTCCGGGGCGGAGAGGTGTTTGAAGTCGATGCCGCTGCTGCTCGTGATGTCGCGGAAGCGTGGCTTGCCGGCGGGCGCGGTCTGCCCGAATGCGAGTGCGCCGCACAGCGTCAGCAACAGGGGTAGGGAAGAGGGACGCATGAGATGGCGGCTGTTGCATTCTAAGAGTGACCGCCAGACTTGACAACTAGCTGCCTCAGGCCGAAAGTAGTCATCCTTCGGCTACTGAATCGTTTTACTTCCGCTCGAGGACGCCATGACCACCGCCCCGCCGCGACGCGCTTTCGCTCTCGCCTGCTGGTTGTTGCTGCTGTGCATTCCCGCGGCGCTGGCCCAGTCGCCGGGGGGCGCTGCCGCCCCGTTCCGGACGACGGACGTCTCCGACAGCCAGGCGTTCCTGGTCCGCGCCACCCGGCACACGCCCGCCCGCGTGGATGCCGCCGCCATCGAGCGGCTGCTGCGCCGCATGACCCTCAAGGAAAAGATCGGCCAGATGACGCAGCTCGAGATCGGCATGATCTCCGACGGCGTCGACGCCAACATCCATGTGAACCCCGAGAAGCTGCACAAGGCGGTCGGGGAATACGGCGTCGGGTCCATCCTCAATGTGAAGGACGAGGCGCTCACGCTGGAGCAATGGCATGGCTACATCCGGGCCATTCAAGCGGAGGCCGCGAAGTCTCGGCTGAAGATCCCGGTGCTCTACGGCATCGATTCCATCCACGGCGCCAACTACGTGAAGGGCAGCACCTTGTTCCCGCAGCCGCTGGGTATGGCGGCGACCTGGAACCCGGAGCTTGCCCTGAAGAGCGCGGAGGTCACGGCTGCCGAGACGCGCGCCGCCGGCATCCCGTGGAACTTCTCTCCCGTGCTCGACATCGGCCGCCAGCCCCTCTGGCCGCGGCTATGGGAGACCTACGGCGAAGACCCCCACCTGGCGAAGGTGATGGGCGTGGCGATGGTCCGGGGCTACCAGGGGAACGACCTGGCAAGCCCGGACCGCGTGGCCGCCTGCCTGAAGCACTACGTGGGCTACAGCGGGCCGTACAGCGGCCACGATCGCACGCCCGCCCTGTTGCCCGAGAAGACCCTCCGCGAGTACTACCTGCCGACGTTCCGCGCGGCCATCGAAGCCGGCGCGGCGTCGGTGATGATCAACTCGGGAGAGGTGAACGGCGTCCCCGGCCACGCCGACCACAATCTGCTGACGACGGTGCTGCGCAAGGAGCTTGGGTTCGACGGCGTCGCGGTCTCCGATTGGGAAGACATCAAGAAGCTGGTCACGCATCACCGCGTCGCAGCCGACGAGAAGGAAGCGACGCGCATCGCGGTCATGGCGGGCATCGACATGAGCATGGTGCCGAGCGACTACAGCTTCGCGGATCTTCTGTTGCAACTCGTCCAGGAACGGAAAGTGCCGATGTCGCGCATCGACGAAGCCGTGCGCCGCATCCTCGTGATGAAGGCGCGGCTGGGACTGTTCAAAGACCCGGCGCTGGGGATCGGCGGCGCCATCGGCTCGCCGGCTTCGCGCGCGCTCAGCCTCCAGGCCGCGCGCGAGTCGATCACGTTGCTCAAGAACGAGCGCAACGTGCTGCCGCTGGCGCGGCAGGCGCGCGTCCTCGTCACCGGACCCACCGCCGATTCGCTCATCGCCCTGAACAACGGTTGGACCTACACCTGGCAGGGCGATCGGCCGCAGCTTTATCCGGGGCGGCCGACCATCCTGGCCGCCATCAAGCAGAAGCTGGGCGACGCGAATGTCGCGCACGTCCCGGCGGATTTCCAGAAAGGCGCTGACCTCGCCGCCGTCACCGCCGCGGCGCAGAGCGCAGACGTCATCGTGCTCTGCCTGGGCGAGAGCTCTTACACGGAGACTCCCGGCAATATCGATGACCTCTCTCTGCCTGAGTCCCAGCAGCGCCTCGCGAGCGCAGCAGCTGCCACCGGCAAACCCGTGGTCCTGGTGCTCGTGGAGGGCCGGCCGCGGCTGATCCGCAGCTTTGCCGACGCGATGGCGGGCATCCTGCTGGCCTACAACCCCAGCAACGAGGGCGGCACCGCAGTCGCGGACGTACTGTTCGGCGACGTCGATCCCAGCGGCCGCCTGCCCATCACGTATCCGCGCTACCCCAACGCCCTGCTCACCTATGACCGCAAGCTGGCGGAAGACACCGACACCAGCTTCGGCCAGAAGGCCTTCAATGCTCAATTCGAGTTCGGCGCCGGGCTGAGCTACACGAGCTTTGCATACTCGAACCTGGCGGTGACCCCGACTAGCCTGCCGGCGACCGGCACGGTGACGGTGAAGGCGACCGTCCGCAACAGCGGGCAGCGCGCCGGCGCCGAGGTCGTGCAGCTCTATCTGCGCGACCGCGTCGCGAGCGTCACGCCTTCCGTCCGCCGTCTGAAGCGGTTCGCCAAGGTGTGGCTCTCACCGGGTGAAAGCCGCGAAGTCGCTTTCACGCTTGCGCGAGATGACTTTTCTTTCATCGGCGCCGATAATCGGCCGGTGGTCGAGCCCGGAGAATTTGATGTTTTCGTCGGTCCTCTCACCTCGATGGTGACGATCACGCGGGCACCCGCTAGCAACCAGAAGGAGAAGAAGCCATGAACCTGCGAGCACCTGTGACTCTCGCCGTGGTGGGTATCGTTTTTGCCGCGCTGCTGATGTCCGCGCAGCAGGCAGGAAGCCCGGGCCTGCTGACGCCCGAGGAAGTGAAGAAGGCGCTCCCGGAGTCGGTCTTCTTCCGCGGGGAGAAGGCCCCGGTGCAGTTGCGCAACGCCGCCGGCGCCCGCTTTGCCGATGGCAAGCTCCTCCTGATCACTTTGGTCGACAATTCCGGCTACAGCACCGCGATCCAGGAGAAGTACCAGGGGTACCTCATCACCGAGGTCAAGCTCACCATCGGCGACCGCGACTTGCCGCCAGGGGCTTACGGGTGCGGAGTGGTGAATGGCAAGTTCCTGGTGATGGACGTCGCCGCCAACGAGGTGTTTTCGGTCGACGCGCCGCCTGACGCGCAGCTCAAGCGCCCGCGTCCGCTCATGCTCAGCGCCGACGGAGACGCGTATCGGCTGCACTTGGGCAGGAACATGGTCCGCATCGCCGCGGCGCACTAGGCCGCTTTCAGTCTGACCAGGGCTGAGGCTTGCGGTCCCAACGATGCGGCCGCAGGCGCGCTACCTCATCCGGCGCCAGCGGGCCGCGCTCGCTTGCGCCGATGTTGGCCTCTACGTGCCGCGTCGAACGCATTCCCGGGATGACGGTGCTCACCTGCGGCGCCGCCAGGATGAAGCGGAGAGCCGTCTCCGCCAGGGTGGCGGCCGCTGGAACAAGCGGCTTCAGTCTTTCCACCCGCGCGACCGTCGGGATCAGGTTGGCGGGCAGGAAGTACTTCGAGCGCCAGTCGTCGGCGGGAAAGGTGCTCTCTCTCGTCAACGTTCCGGTCAGGCTGCCCTCATCGAACGGCACGCGGGCGATGACCCCGACGCCGAGCTCGCGACAGGCAGGGAAGAGCTCATCCTCCGGCGCCTGGTCGAAGATGTTGTAGATCACCTGCACGGCATCGACGAGCCCGGTCCGCAGCGCCTGGATGCCGTTCCATGGCTCCCAGCGATTCAGGCTGAGCCCGAACGCGCGGACCAACCCGCGCGCCTTCAGCTGCTCGATCGTGCGCGGGAACTCCGGGGCGTCCGTCCAGCTGTCGTCCCACACGTGGAACTGCAAGAGGTCGATCGTCTCGCGCTGCATCGCTTTCAGGATCGACTCGACGGATCGGAAGACGTGCTCGGGCGGGAAGACGTCCAGGTAGCGATCCCGCGCGCTGCCCGGCCATTTGCCGTTCTTCGGCGGGACCTTCGAAGCGGCGTAAAGGGTCTTCTCCGGATTCCGCCGGAGCAACTCGCCCAGCAAGCCGTCGCTTCTCCCGTCGCCGTAGGCCCAGGCGCTGTCGAAGAAGTTGCAGCCCAGGTCGACGGAGCGCTGCAGCGCCGCCATCGACAGCTGGTCATCGGAACCGGTCCACTCGCCCATGCCCCAGAGCCCGTGGCCGACCTCGCTGACCTCCATGCCCGTGCGACCCAGCTGCCGATAGCGCATGCCCTTATTAGATACCTGCACAATGGGTGCTTGTTCAATACCGGCGCAGCGAAAGGCCGCAGGGAGCGAGGAGAGGTGGTGAGCGCGGAAGGAATCGAACCTTCAACCTACTGATTAAGAGTCAGTTGCTCTGCCAGTTGAGCTACGCGCCCACGATTTTCCGGGAAAGGACTTCCGCAGGAAGGCAGTCCGATTATAACAAAGGGTCGTTGGCAGCGGCCAGCAGCGCGGCGCTCAGTAGTTCTGGTTGTTGTGCGGCTTGTTGTGGCAGGTGAGCGTGCAGCTCTTGGTCGCACGGTCATAGACCACGTTGCCGCCGAACGGCGCTACCACGTTGAGGTCGAAGTTCACCAGCCGCTGCCCGCTCAGGGTGGGGTTGGAACTGTCGGTGCCATGCGCGGAGTGGCACGCCGAGCACGAGAAGCCCTTTGCGATGTGCTTCTTGTGTTTGAAGGTCGTCTCGTCGTTGAAGATGGTGTTCAGGTTGTGGCACTTGGCGCACAGCGCGTACGGGCCTGCGACCGTGCCGTCGGGGTCGGGGAAGAGGTTGGTAACGAAGCCGCCGGGAGTCGCGGCGCGCGCCATCTCGTAGCGACGCTCCAGCATGTGGTTCCAGCTGGAGCCATGGGGCCCGTTCGGGCCGCTACCACCGGACTCGCGGTTGTCGTCGGCGTTGTGGCAATCCGTACAGAACAGGCGCGTGCCCATGGCGCGGCCGGCGGTCACGCCGTCGAGCTTCATCATGGTGGCGCGCAGGCTTGGCTGCGGAAGCGCGCTGGTGCGGTCGTGTAGCACCGGATGGCTCGACCACGGCGTCGTGGGGGTGAGCTGCTGGATGACGTCCAGCGGATCCGAGCCCGCGGCCGCCCGGCGCGGCAGGTAGCCATATTTCGAGTCCGCCACCTTGCCCACGCTCTTGCCATGGCAGCGCAAGCACACCTGGTACTGGTTGATCGCGGGGCGCAGGACCGTGGTGCCGTCGAGCTCGCTCACGCCCACGACGTTGTTCTGG encodes the following:
- a CDS encoding carboxypeptidase-like regulatory domain-containing protein; translated protein: GTVTDSTGAVVPDAQVTVTDESTGLSRTVQTDKDGVYTVTQLPLGTYKVTATKTGFKDYVKTGVVLHVADVQRTDVSLQPGSASETITVEASQIQVQTEGGDLSGLVNGQQVRELPLNGRVFAQLTQLMPGVATAESFSPTNKGLVAGVDMSISGSGATNNLWLVDGASNNDVGSQRTILVYPSVDTIAEFKIQRNSYGPEFGQAAGAQINVVTRQGSNTFHGNVYYFGRNDAFDAHSYFGARTGEKDKLRHHDYGYTFGGPLWKDKAFFFWSQEWNKILRGDTRTAFVPTAAEKTGDFSGTQAVFDASAGRCGGPAPNDPTTGAPFAGNQIPAGNLSPAGLLYVQLYPDPNTPIDLNTCINWIKSVTSPTDWREESIRGDVYLTKSINLMVRYTQDSWVNGAPSDFSHLWGDDPFPNVDSKWDQPGKQFVAKLTQTIGTSMVNSIQFSYAGNRINVTRGEETPGLNDAIDQAAPPIFGFAGKTTGDQIAHPTFWGGQGYPALWNMAPWSNLQDLYALRDDFNLVVGKHTLKFGALFGWNKKNEFIGGASSAENSEFWGSAGVGAWGAGGPPTGNTIADFLYRDMAWGFDENRTQPEAHTRWHDLEFYAGDTWKIHPRVTLDLGLRWSILYEPYDSQNAIATFVPSLFDPALGNDPCNGLLFAESNPCATAGFLGGSVTDNRAFRDTDFNDIAPRIGLAWDIMGNGKTVFRAGLGQFFQRERVAPYLPVAGNPPFNANRNGIRTLDNDPNNPSVACLDCSTSNGAPSAGIDLRARVPNTWQWNATIEREFWPNNVLEVSYVGSRGIHLTSSWAANQVLPANRLAWIHANGDSFAQSQLRPFPELEQNGNILIFGRSGNSIYHALQTQFRGRWSNRLQYQASYTWSKSIDDGLLDNSDGGLSGGSIIDITNPRLNRGPGPLNRPHIFNASLIYNTPKLSDQNGFVRSVFGDWEVATIIILSHGGSLTPHTGSVPVIGGGPSGTGFNNNQVLLRDPTQPCRASGDTEQWLNPNAYTLAGFQLGTIGSGLRGQCFGPGIKQTDFALYKNWTIPFWKSKYTSETAQIQFRAEIFNLFNNTQFRTLSLDYNGSACFNSGSFGPGPDVTTMCSTNPNFSQDATTTTITSSTPGGLFGVAGATRDPREVQFGLKIIF
- a CDS encoding CRTAC1 family protein, with the translated sequence MLTLCGALAFGQTAPAGKPRFRDITSSSGIDFKHLSAPEKKFIVESMAGGVALLDFDNDGLLDIYFVNSLTVDTANDPKSARSALYKNLGSGKFADVAEKAGVAFPGWGMGVCTADYDGDGWEDIYVTALGPNHLYHNNGNGTFTDVTAEAGVAGGGWSAGCGFADYDRDGNLDLFVSRYVKVDLANLPEFGKGKTCQYHGVAVQCGPRGLPGDSDFLFHSLGNGRFQEVSKEAGVNDPNGYFGLGVAWFDYDKDGWPDLYVANDSTPNFLYKNLRNGKFDEVGFPTGVAVSDDGQEQGSMGVALGDFNNDGRFDLFVTNFSEEYNAFYRNDGPAGFADISFRSKTAPASLPLVGWGTAFFDYDNDGLLDLVAVNGHVYPQMETAKLAGGSGYRQPKLLYHNAGDGTFADVTADAGPAFTEKRVSRGLAVGDLDNDGALDIVINDLDGAPQLLHNEMPPGNWLAVKLRGKGRNTDAIGAVVRVTAGGKTQSRTVQSGTSYISQDDMRQHFGLGAATTVERIEILWPDGTTSSHPNVKANQILTVRQP
- a CDS encoding glycoside hydrolase family 3 N-terminal domain-containing protein translates to MTTAPPRRAFALACWLLLLCIPAALAQSPGGAAAPFRTTDVSDSQAFLVRATRHTPARVDAAAIERLLRRMTLKEKIGQMTQLEIGMISDGVDANIHVNPEKLHKAVGEYGVGSILNVKDEALTLEQWHGYIRAIQAEAAKSRLKIPVLYGIDSIHGANYVKGSTLFPQPLGMAATWNPELALKSAEVTAAETRAAGIPWNFSPVLDIGRQPLWPRLWETYGEDPHLAKVMGVAMVRGYQGNDLASPDRVAACLKHYVGYSGPYSGHDRTPALLPEKTLREYYLPTFRAAIEAGAASVMINSGEVNGVPGHADHNLLTTVLRKELGFDGVAVSDWEDIKKLVTHHRVAADEKEATRIAVMAGIDMSMVPSDYSFADLLLQLVQERKVPMSRIDEAVRRILVMKARLGLFKDPALGIGGAIGSPASRALSLQAARESITLLKNERNVLPLARQARVLVTGPTADSLIALNNGWTYTWQGDRPQLYPGRPTILAAIKQKLGDANVAHVPADFQKGADLAAVTAAAQSADVIVLCLGESSYTETPGNIDDLSLPESQQRLASAAAATGKPVVLVLVEGRPRLIRSFADAMAGILLAYNPSNEGGTAVADVLFGDVDPSGRLPITYPRYPNALLTYDRKLAEDTDTSFGQKAFNAQFEFGAGLSYTSFAYSNLAVTPTSLPATGTVTVKATVRNSGQRAGAEVVQLYLRDRVASVTPSVRRLKRFAKVWLSPGESREVAFTLARDDFSFIGADNRPVVEPGEFDVFVGPLTSMVTITRAPASNQKEKKP
- a CDS encoding aldo/keto reductase, whose amino-acid sequence is MRYRQLGRTGMEVSEVGHGLWGMGEWTGSDDQLSMAALQRSVDLGCNFFDSAWAYGDGRSDGLLGELLRRNPEKTLYAASKVPPKNGKWPGSARDRYLDVFPPEHVFRSVESILKAMQRETIDLLQFHVWDDSWTDAPEFPRTIEQLKARGLVRAFGLSLNRWEPWNGIQALRTGLVDAVQVIYNIFDQAPEDELFPACRELGVGVIARVPFDEGSLTGTLTRESTFPADDWRSKYFLPANLIPTVARVERLKPLVPAAATLAETALRFILAAPQVSTVIPGMRSTRHVEANIGASERGPLAPDEVARLRPHRWDRKPQPWSD